Proteins from a single region of Scleropages formosus chromosome 22, fSclFor1.1, whole genome shotgun sequence:
- the LOC108928357 gene encoding zinc finger E-box-binding homeobox 2 isoform X1 translates to MAEESRGKRRKQANPRRNQVDIDRLSALGSEGEDEGGLWGMEGQDFQDQQDHPDKVSLTASEGTESRSPFGLACSAGRSPDRHWRGDEEEVRGPGTEEQDGERNATPAYGEREDSPRSGGPLVRLRQGPDPERQPLNGSAAEYHAAALHGDVPRHRWSAGGHGSPGGQETAPASPDASGTLLACPFCERTYQRDTSLREHLEFRHERDGGCPACPLCGYVATCRAQMEQHMLMHAQAQAKVGELVDPRPCRFPRFRLRLPACDYMRVCLRFCQHPVFDNATENRKFRCLQCGKAFKYKHHLKEHLRIHSGEKPYECSNCKKRFSHSGSYSSHLSSKKCLNGGGGASGGQTYGSYLSSSSPTSPSAGSGRNGRRGSPFAFRIPERLTDGLREAPASLWEPMAELPRQAALYLHSGVKFEHLLQEMLRRGTHEDTNSGGEDRSGQEGKGARNSYLMCDRARVGEALGGGVTQPGDAQVGGVTRQEEVLPGGVGCRWCSQLFPSPAVLLQHERYLCKLNRDAIEVLDGANCKDASPLNFSRTLAQARESQKAVAATNGFCEENSPAHKTAWRGPPKPPLAARSHSLAPRPFWPGQEPMSPASQATLQPFSPSYLDRRSLPPLGLESPVCLDLSANTSPPARPTPPVGTPGSGGSQNEPLDLSLPKPRSASDKERSCNDKKGEESHFRRMSPPLAPQPRTSYGGAPLLRGAVYSTYPFFNPMFPTGIGSSGYDGLHPLVLGSSAHSSALLSMACMSEPGPDAILKKIHQERQMLMSEPVSRKRVDYLSLMEEAAEGEATGRKRLKKTEEGLYACDLCDKTFQKSSSLLRHKYEHTGRRPHECSICKKAFKHKHHLIEHSRLHSGEKPYQCDKCGKRFSHSGSYSQHMNHRYAYCSRDHDPDGPGEDLALGEDVPNPRGDLELGIAEGGAGLSQGSDSSLDGGLREEEQEEEERLSRSSCGLTMGRALKGAALEKGDRLTPDHAMESLSAGEGELSGEESGEGVGGQAEPEAGGREGGADRLRFKVESPGDRGASNGDEAAVNDG, encoded by the exons TCGACATCGACAGGCTGAGTGCGCTGGGCTCCGAGGGAGAAGATGAGGGTGGACTCTGGGGAATGGAGGGCCAGGATTTCCAGGACCAGCAGGACCACCCGGACAAGGTCAGCCTGACAGCTAGCGAGGGCACGGAGTCGCGAAGCCCCTTCGGCCTTGCCTGCTCGGCCGGCCGGAGCCCGGATCGGCACTGGCGGGGGGACGAGGAGGAGGTCCGCGGCCCTGGGACCGAGGAGCAGGATGGCGAGAGGAACGCGACGCCAGCGTACG GTGAGAGGGAAGACAGCCCGCGGTCGGGGGGCCCCCTGGTACGGCTGAGGCAGGGTCCCGACCCGGAGCGCCAGCCCCTCAATGGCTCCGCGGCCGAGTATCACGCCGCCGCCCTCCACGGAGACGTGCCCCGTCATCGCTGGTCTGCCGGAGGCCACGGCTCACCTGGAGGACAAG AGACGGCGCCCGCGAGCCCCGATGCGTCCGGGACCCTGCTGGCATGTCCCTTCTGCGAGCGCACGTACCAGCGGGACACCTCGCTGCGGGAGCACCTCGAATTCCGCCACGAGCGGGACGGCGGGTGTCCGGCCTGCCCGCTGTGCGGCTACGTCGCCACCTGCAGAGCACAAATGGAGCAGCATATGCTGATGCACGCGCAGGCGCAGGCCAAGGTTGGTGAGCTAGTCGACCCGCGGCCGTGCCGCTTCCCGAGgttccggctccggctccctgcgtgCGATTACATGCGAGTGTGTCTGCGTTTTTGCCAGCATCCGGTGTTTGACAATGCCACGGAAAACAGGAAGTTTAGATGTCTCCAGTGCGGAAAGGCCTTCAAATACAAGCATCACCTGAAAGAGCACCTTCGCATTCACAGCG GTGAGAAGCCCTACGAATGCTCCAACTGCAAGAAGCGGTTTTCCCACTCTGGATCCTACAGCTCACATCTCAGCAGCAAAAAGTGCCTtaatggagggggaggggcatcCGGCGGGCAGACCTACGGCTCGTATCTCAGCAGCTCCTCCCCCACCTCACCCTCTGCAGGCAGTGGAAGGAATGGAAGGAGGGGCTCTCCCTTTGCCTTCCGGATACCCGAGCGCCTCACGGACGGCCTGAGGGAAGCCCCCGCGTCCCTGTGGGAGCCCATGGCGGAGCTGCCCCGCCAAGCTGCTCTCTACCTACACTCGGGGGTTAAGTTTGAGCACCTGCTGCAGGAGATGCTGCGCCGTGGCACCCACGAAGACACCAACTCTGGTGGAGAGGACAGGTCAGGGCAAGAAGGAAAGGGCGCCCGTAACAGCTACCTGATGTGTGACAGGGCAAGGGTAGGCGAGGCACTGGGGGGCGGGGTTACGCAGCCGGGCGATGCCCAGGTGGGTGGGGTCACGCGGCAGGAGGAGGTGTTGCCGGGTGGCGTCGGGTGCCGTTGGTGCTCGCAGCTGTTTCCCAGCCCCGCCGTCCTGCTGCAGCACGAGCGTTACCTCTGCAAGTTGAACAGGGATGCGATTGAGGTGCTGGATGGCGCCAATTGTAAGGACGCTTCGCCCCTCAACTTCTCTCGGACCCTGGCGCAGGCTCGCGAATCCCAGAAAGCGGTCGCTGCCACCAACGGATTCTGCGAGGAGAACTCTCCTGCGCACAAGACGGCATGGCGTGGTCCACCCAAGCCGCCGCTGGCAGCCCGCTCCCACTCGTTGGCGCCCCGACCCTTTTGGCCTGGCCAGGAGCCCATGAGTCCTGCCAGCCAGGCCACCCTGCAACCCTTCTCGCCATCCTACCTGGACAGGAGGAGTCTCCCTCCTTTGGGGCTCGAGTCCCCTGTGTGCCTGGACCTGTCCGCCAATACCTCCCCCCCTGCCAGGCCAACCCCCCCTGTAGGCACCCCTGGTTCTGGCGGGTCTCAGAACGAGCCCCTAGACCTTTCGCTCCCCAAGCCGCGGTCGGCCTCCGACAAGGAGAGAAGCTGCAACGACAAGAAAGGGGAGGAGAGCCACTTCAGGAGGATGAGTCCACCTCTTGCCCCGCAGCCCAGAACCAGCTACGGTGGGGCGCCTCTCTTAAGGGGTGCGGTGTACAGTACCTATCCCTTCTTTAACCCCATGTTCCCTACTGGCATTGGGAGCTCGGGGTACGACGGCCTGCACCCCCTTGTGCTCGGCAGCTCCGCTCACAGTTCTGCCCTCCTCTCCATGGCCTGCATGAGCGAGCCGGGCCCAGACGCCATTCTGAAGAAGATCCACCAGGAAAGGCAGATGCTGATG AGCGAACCTGTGAGCCGGAAGCGCGTGGACTACCTGTCGCTGATGGAGGAGGCCGCAGAGGGGGAGGCTACCGGCAGGAAGAGGCTCAAGAAGACGGAGGAAGGGCTCTACGCCTGCGACTTATGCGACAAGACCTTCCAGAAGAGCAGCTCCCTGCTGCGGCACAAGTACGAGCACACAG GCCGGCGTCCGCACGAATGTAGCATATGCAAGAAGGCCTTCAAGCACAAGCACCACTTGATCGAGCACAGCCGACTGCACTCGGGGGAGAAGCCCTACCAGTGCGACAAGTGCGGGAAGCGCTTCTCCCACTCGGGATCCTACTCGCAGCACATGAACCACCGCTACGCCTACTGCAGCCGCGACCACGACCCCGATGGCCCCGGCGAGGATCTGGCCCTGGGGGAGGACGTGCCGAACCCTCGGGGGGACCTGGAGCTGGGCATCGCGGAAGGGGGAGCGGGACTCAGTCAGGGCAGCGACTCCAGCTTGGACGGGGGACTtagggaggaggagcaggaggaagaggagcggcTCTCCCGAAGCTCGTGCGGCCTGACGATGGGCAGGGCGCTAAAGGGTGCGGCGTTAGAGAAGGGGGATCGACTGACGCCGGACCACGCGATGGAGTCCCTCTCGGCGGGAGAAGGAGAGCTGAGCGGCGAGGAGAGCGGCGAGGGGGTCGGCGGCCAAGCGGAGCCGGAGgccggagggagggagggcggCGCTGACCGTCTCCGGTTCAAGGTGGAATCGCCCGGAGACCGCGGCGCAAGTAATGGGGACGAAGCGGCGGTTAACGACGGTTAG
- the LOC108928357 gene encoding zinc finger E-box-binding homeobox 2 isoform X5 codes for MAEESRGKRRKQANPRRNQVDIDRLSALGSEGEDEGGLWGMEGQDFQDQQDHPDKVSLTASEGTESRSPFGLACSAGRSPDRHWRGDEEEVRGPGTEEQDGERNATPAYGEREDSPRSGGPLVRLRQGPDPERQPLNGSAAEYHAAALHGDVPRHRWSAGGHGSPGGQETAPASPDASGTLLACPFCERTYQRDTSLREHLEFRHERDGGCPACPLCGYVATCRAQMEQHMLMHAQAQAKHPVFDNATENRKFRCLQCGKAFKYKHHLKEHLRIHSGEKPYECSNCKKRFSHSGSYSSHLSSKKCLNGGGGASGGQTYGSYLSSSSPTSPSAGSGRNGRRGSPFAFRIPERLTDGLREAPASLWEPMAELPRQAALYLHSGVKFEHLLQEMLRRGTHEDTNSGGEDRSGQEGKGARNSYLMCDRARVGEALGGGVTQPGDAQVGGVTRQEEVLPGGVGCRWCSQLFPSPAVLLQHERYLCKLNRDAIEVLDGANCKDASPLNFSRTLAQARESQKAVAATNGFCEENSPAHKTAWRGPPKPPLAARSHSLAPRPFWPGQEPMSPASQATLQPFSPSYLDRRSLPPLGLESPVCLDLSANTSPPARPTPPVGTPGSGGSQNEPLDLSLPKPRSASDKERSCNDKKGEESHFRRMSPPLAPQPRTSYGGAPLLRGAVYSTYPFFNPMFPTGIGSSGYDGLHPLVLGSSAHSSALLSMACMSEPGPDAILKKIHQERQMLMSEPVSRKRVDYLSLMEEAAEGEATGRKRLKKTEEGLYACDLCDKTFQKSSSLLRHKYEHTGRRPHECSICKKAFKHKHHLIEHSRLHSGEKPYQCDKCGKRFSHSGSYSQHMNHRYAYCSRDHDPDGPGEDLALGEDVPNPRGDLELGIAEGGAGLSQGSDSSLDGGLREEEQEEEERLSRSSCGLTMGRALKGAALEKGDRLTPDHAMESLSAGEGELSGEESGEGVGGQAEPEAGGREGGADRLRFKVESPGDRGASNGDEAAVNDG; via the exons TCGACATCGACAGGCTGAGTGCGCTGGGCTCCGAGGGAGAAGATGAGGGTGGACTCTGGGGAATGGAGGGCCAGGATTTCCAGGACCAGCAGGACCACCCGGACAAGGTCAGCCTGACAGCTAGCGAGGGCACGGAGTCGCGAAGCCCCTTCGGCCTTGCCTGCTCGGCCGGCCGGAGCCCGGATCGGCACTGGCGGGGGGACGAGGAGGAGGTCCGCGGCCCTGGGACCGAGGAGCAGGATGGCGAGAGGAACGCGACGCCAGCGTACG GTGAGAGGGAAGACAGCCCGCGGTCGGGGGGCCCCCTGGTACGGCTGAGGCAGGGTCCCGACCCGGAGCGCCAGCCCCTCAATGGCTCCGCGGCCGAGTATCACGCCGCCGCCCTCCACGGAGACGTGCCCCGTCATCGCTGGTCTGCCGGAGGCCACGGCTCACCTGGAGGACAAG AGACGGCGCCCGCGAGCCCCGATGCGTCCGGGACCCTGCTGGCATGTCCCTTCTGCGAGCGCACGTACCAGCGGGACACCTCGCTGCGGGAGCACCTCGAATTCCGCCACGAGCGGGACGGCGGGTGTCCGGCCTGCCCGCTGTGCGGCTACGTCGCCACCTGCAGAGCACAAATGGAGCAGCATATGCTGATGCACGCGCAGGCGCAGGCCAAG CATCCGGTGTTTGACAATGCCACGGAAAACAGGAAGTTTAGATGTCTCCAGTGCGGAAAGGCCTTCAAATACAAGCATCACCTGAAAGAGCACCTTCGCATTCACAGCG GTGAGAAGCCCTACGAATGCTCCAACTGCAAGAAGCGGTTTTCCCACTCTGGATCCTACAGCTCACATCTCAGCAGCAAAAAGTGCCTtaatggagggggaggggcatcCGGCGGGCAGACCTACGGCTCGTATCTCAGCAGCTCCTCCCCCACCTCACCCTCTGCAGGCAGTGGAAGGAATGGAAGGAGGGGCTCTCCCTTTGCCTTCCGGATACCCGAGCGCCTCACGGACGGCCTGAGGGAAGCCCCCGCGTCCCTGTGGGAGCCCATGGCGGAGCTGCCCCGCCAAGCTGCTCTCTACCTACACTCGGGGGTTAAGTTTGAGCACCTGCTGCAGGAGATGCTGCGCCGTGGCACCCACGAAGACACCAACTCTGGTGGAGAGGACAGGTCAGGGCAAGAAGGAAAGGGCGCCCGTAACAGCTACCTGATGTGTGACAGGGCAAGGGTAGGCGAGGCACTGGGGGGCGGGGTTACGCAGCCGGGCGATGCCCAGGTGGGTGGGGTCACGCGGCAGGAGGAGGTGTTGCCGGGTGGCGTCGGGTGCCGTTGGTGCTCGCAGCTGTTTCCCAGCCCCGCCGTCCTGCTGCAGCACGAGCGTTACCTCTGCAAGTTGAACAGGGATGCGATTGAGGTGCTGGATGGCGCCAATTGTAAGGACGCTTCGCCCCTCAACTTCTCTCGGACCCTGGCGCAGGCTCGCGAATCCCAGAAAGCGGTCGCTGCCACCAACGGATTCTGCGAGGAGAACTCTCCTGCGCACAAGACGGCATGGCGTGGTCCACCCAAGCCGCCGCTGGCAGCCCGCTCCCACTCGTTGGCGCCCCGACCCTTTTGGCCTGGCCAGGAGCCCATGAGTCCTGCCAGCCAGGCCACCCTGCAACCCTTCTCGCCATCCTACCTGGACAGGAGGAGTCTCCCTCCTTTGGGGCTCGAGTCCCCTGTGTGCCTGGACCTGTCCGCCAATACCTCCCCCCCTGCCAGGCCAACCCCCCCTGTAGGCACCCCTGGTTCTGGCGGGTCTCAGAACGAGCCCCTAGACCTTTCGCTCCCCAAGCCGCGGTCGGCCTCCGACAAGGAGAGAAGCTGCAACGACAAGAAAGGGGAGGAGAGCCACTTCAGGAGGATGAGTCCACCTCTTGCCCCGCAGCCCAGAACCAGCTACGGTGGGGCGCCTCTCTTAAGGGGTGCGGTGTACAGTACCTATCCCTTCTTTAACCCCATGTTCCCTACTGGCATTGGGAGCTCGGGGTACGACGGCCTGCACCCCCTTGTGCTCGGCAGCTCCGCTCACAGTTCTGCCCTCCTCTCCATGGCCTGCATGAGCGAGCCGGGCCCAGACGCCATTCTGAAGAAGATCCACCAGGAAAGGCAGATGCTGATG AGCGAACCTGTGAGCCGGAAGCGCGTGGACTACCTGTCGCTGATGGAGGAGGCCGCAGAGGGGGAGGCTACCGGCAGGAAGAGGCTCAAGAAGACGGAGGAAGGGCTCTACGCCTGCGACTTATGCGACAAGACCTTCCAGAAGAGCAGCTCCCTGCTGCGGCACAAGTACGAGCACACAG GCCGGCGTCCGCACGAATGTAGCATATGCAAGAAGGCCTTCAAGCACAAGCACCACTTGATCGAGCACAGCCGACTGCACTCGGGGGAGAAGCCCTACCAGTGCGACAAGTGCGGGAAGCGCTTCTCCCACTCGGGATCCTACTCGCAGCACATGAACCACCGCTACGCCTACTGCAGCCGCGACCACGACCCCGATGGCCCCGGCGAGGATCTGGCCCTGGGGGAGGACGTGCCGAACCCTCGGGGGGACCTGGAGCTGGGCATCGCGGAAGGGGGAGCGGGACTCAGTCAGGGCAGCGACTCCAGCTTGGACGGGGGACTtagggaggaggagcaggaggaagaggagcggcTCTCCCGAAGCTCGTGCGGCCTGACGATGGGCAGGGCGCTAAAGGGTGCGGCGTTAGAGAAGGGGGATCGACTGACGCCGGACCACGCGATGGAGTCCCTCTCGGCGGGAGAAGGAGAGCTGAGCGGCGAGGAGAGCGGCGAGGGGGTCGGCGGCCAAGCGGAGCCGGAGgccggagggagggagggcggCGCTGACCGTCTCCGGTTCAAGGTGGAATCGCCCGGAGACCGCGGCGCAAGTAATGGGGACGAAGCGGCGGTTAACGACGGTTAG
- the LOC108928357 gene encoding zinc finger E-box-binding homeobox 2 isoform X4 — protein sequence MAEESRGKRRKQANPRRNQVDIDRLSALGSEGEDEGGLWGMEGQDFQDQQDHPDKVSLTASEGTESRSPFGLACSAGRSPDRHWRGDEEEVRGPGTEEQDGERNATPAYGEREDSPRSGGPLVRLRQGPDPERQPLNGSAAEYHAAALHGDVPRHRWSAGGHGSPGGQETAPASPDASGTLLACPFCERTYQRDTSLREHLEFRHERDGGCPACPLCGYVATCRAQMEQHMLMHAQAQAKVGELVDPRPCRFPRFRLRLPACDYMRVCLRFCQHPVFDNATENRKFRCLQCGKAFKYKHHLKEHLRIHSGEKPYECSNCKKRFSHSGSYSSHLSSKKCLNGGGGASGGQTYGSYLSSSSPTSPSAGSGRNGRRGSPFAFRIPERLTDGLREAPASLWEPMAELPRQAALYLHSGVKFEHLLQEMLRRGTHEDTNSGGEDRSGQEGKGARNSYLMCDRARVGEALGGGVTQPGDAQVGGVTRQEEVLPGGVGCRWCSQLFPSPAVLLQHERYLCKLNRDAIEVLDGANCKDASPLNFSRTLAQARESQKAVAATNGFCEENSPAHKTAWRGPPKPPLAARSHSLAPRPFWPGQEPMSPASQATLQPFSPSYLDRRSLPPLGLESPVCLDLSANTSPPARPTPPVGTPGSGGSQNEPLDLSLPKPRSASDKERSCNDKKGEESHFRRMSPPLAPQPRTSYGGAPLLRGAVYSTYPFFNPMFPTGIGSSGYDGLHPLVLGSSAHSSALLSMACMSEPGPDAILKKIHQERQMLMSEPVSRKRVDYLSLMEEAAEGEATGRKRLKKTEEGLYACDLCDKTFQKSSSLLRHKYEHTGTARFSPLRPLPAVSLVRSRDAVFPFPPPSSGRRPHECSICKKAFKHKHHLIEHSRLHSGEKPYQCDKCGKRFSHSGSYSQHMNHRYAYCSRDHDPDGPGEDLALGEDVPNPRGDLELGIAEGGAGLSQGSDSSLDGGLREEEQEEEERLSRSSCGLTMGRALKGAALEKGDRLTPDHAMESLSAGEGELSGEESGEGVGGQAEPEAGGREGGADRLRFKVESPGDRGASNGDEAAVNDG from the exons TCGACATCGACAGGCTGAGTGCGCTGGGCTCCGAGGGAGAAGATGAGGGTGGACTCTGGGGAATGGAGGGCCAGGATTTCCAGGACCAGCAGGACCACCCGGACAAGGTCAGCCTGACAGCTAGCGAGGGCACGGAGTCGCGAAGCCCCTTCGGCCTTGCCTGCTCGGCCGGCCGGAGCCCGGATCGGCACTGGCGGGGGGACGAGGAGGAGGTCCGCGGCCCTGGGACCGAGGAGCAGGATGGCGAGAGGAACGCGACGCCAGCGTACG GTGAGAGGGAAGACAGCCCGCGGTCGGGGGGCCCCCTGGTACGGCTGAGGCAGGGTCCCGACCCGGAGCGCCAGCCCCTCAATGGCTCCGCGGCCGAGTATCACGCCGCCGCCCTCCACGGAGACGTGCCCCGTCATCGCTGGTCTGCCGGAGGCCACGGCTCACCTGGAGGACAAG AGACGGCGCCCGCGAGCCCCGATGCGTCCGGGACCCTGCTGGCATGTCCCTTCTGCGAGCGCACGTACCAGCGGGACACCTCGCTGCGGGAGCACCTCGAATTCCGCCACGAGCGGGACGGCGGGTGTCCGGCCTGCCCGCTGTGCGGCTACGTCGCCACCTGCAGAGCACAAATGGAGCAGCATATGCTGATGCACGCGCAGGCGCAGGCCAAGGTTGGTGAGCTAGTCGACCCGCGGCCGTGCCGCTTCCCGAGgttccggctccggctccctgcgtgCGATTACATGCGAGTGTGTCTGCGTTTTTGCCAGCATCCGGTGTTTGACAATGCCACGGAAAACAGGAAGTTTAGATGTCTCCAGTGCGGAAAGGCCTTCAAATACAAGCATCACCTGAAAGAGCACCTTCGCATTCACAGCG GTGAGAAGCCCTACGAATGCTCCAACTGCAAGAAGCGGTTTTCCCACTCTGGATCCTACAGCTCACATCTCAGCAGCAAAAAGTGCCTtaatggagggggaggggcatcCGGCGGGCAGACCTACGGCTCGTATCTCAGCAGCTCCTCCCCCACCTCACCCTCTGCAGGCAGTGGAAGGAATGGAAGGAGGGGCTCTCCCTTTGCCTTCCGGATACCCGAGCGCCTCACGGACGGCCTGAGGGAAGCCCCCGCGTCCCTGTGGGAGCCCATGGCGGAGCTGCCCCGCCAAGCTGCTCTCTACCTACACTCGGGGGTTAAGTTTGAGCACCTGCTGCAGGAGATGCTGCGCCGTGGCACCCACGAAGACACCAACTCTGGTGGAGAGGACAGGTCAGGGCAAGAAGGAAAGGGCGCCCGTAACAGCTACCTGATGTGTGACAGGGCAAGGGTAGGCGAGGCACTGGGGGGCGGGGTTACGCAGCCGGGCGATGCCCAGGTGGGTGGGGTCACGCGGCAGGAGGAGGTGTTGCCGGGTGGCGTCGGGTGCCGTTGGTGCTCGCAGCTGTTTCCCAGCCCCGCCGTCCTGCTGCAGCACGAGCGTTACCTCTGCAAGTTGAACAGGGATGCGATTGAGGTGCTGGATGGCGCCAATTGTAAGGACGCTTCGCCCCTCAACTTCTCTCGGACCCTGGCGCAGGCTCGCGAATCCCAGAAAGCGGTCGCTGCCACCAACGGATTCTGCGAGGAGAACTCTCCTGCGCACAAGACGGCATGGCGTGGTCCACCCAAGCCGCCGCTGGCAGCCCGCTCCCACTCGTTGGCGCCCCGACCCTTTTGGCCTGGCCAGGAGCCCATGAGTCCTGCCAGCCAGGCCACCCTGCAACCCTTCTCGCCATCCTACCTGGACAGGAGGAGTCTCCCTCCTTTGGGGCTCGAGTCCCCTGTGTGCCTGGACCTGTCCGCCAATACCTCCCCCCCTGCCAGGCCAACCCCCCCTGTAGGCACCCCTGGTTCTGGCGGGTCTCAGAACGAGCCCCTAGACCTTTCGCTCCCCAAGCCGCGGTCGGCCTCCGACAAGGAGAGAAGCTGCAACGACAAGAAAGGGGAGGAGAGCCACTTCAGGAGGATGAGTCCACCTCTTGCCCCGCAGCCCAGAACCAGCTACGGTGGGGCGCCTCTCTTAAGGGGTGCGGTGTACAGTACCTATCCCTTCTTTAACCCCATGTTCCCTACTGGCATTGGGAGCTCGGGGTACGACGGCCTGCACCCCCTTGTGCTCGGCAGCTCCGCTCACAGTTCTGCCCTCCTCTCCATGGCCTGCATGAGCGAGCCGGGCCCAGACGCCATTCTGAAGAAGATCCACCAGGAAAGGCAGATGCTGATG AGCGAACCTGTGAGCCGGAAGCGCGTGGACTACCTGTCGCTGATGGAGGAGGCCGCAGAGGGGGAGGCTACCGGCAGGAAGAGGCTCAAGAAGACGGAGGAAGGGCTCTACGCCTGCGACTTATGCGACAAGACCTTCCAGAAGAGCAGCTCCCTGCTGCGGCACAAGTACGAGCACACAGGTACGGCGCGCTTCTCCCCGCTCCGCCCGCTGCCAGCGGTGTCCCTCGTCCGCTCACGCGACGCTGTGtttcccttccctcccccttcgTCAGGCCGGCGTCCGCACGAATGTAGCATATGCAAGAAGGCCTTCAAGCACAAGCACCACTTGATCGAGCACAGCCGACTGCACTCGGGGGAGAAGCCCTACCAGTGCGACAAGTGCGGGAAGCGCTTCTCCCACTCGGGATCCTACTCGCAGCACATGAACCACCGCTACGCCTACTGCAGCCGCGACCACGACCCCGATGGCCCCGGCGAGGATCTGGCCCTGGGGGAGGACGTGCCGAACCCTCGGGGGGACCTGGAGCTGGGCATCGCGGAAGGGGGAGCGGGACTCAGTCAGGGCAGCGACTCCAGCTTGGACGGGGGACTtagggaggaggagcaggaggaagaggagcggcTCTCCCGAAGCTCGTGCGGCCTGACGATGGGCAGGGCGCTAAAGGGTGCGGCGTTAGAGAAGGGGGATCGACTGACGCCGGACCACGCGATGGAGTCCCTCTCGGCGGGAGAAGGAGAGCTGAGCGGCGAGGAGAGCGGCGAGGGGGTCGGCGGCCAAGCGGAGCCGGAGgccggagggagggagggcggCGCTGACCGTCTCCGGTTCAAGGTGGAATCGCCCGGAGACCGCGGCGCAAGTAATGGGGACGAAGCGGCGGTTAACGACGGTTAG